The Mycobacterium sp. 3519A genome contains a region encoding:
- the usfY gene encoding protein UsfY, which yields MKGPKDPVDHARTTRPHAGESMKDNKIMPGLIVIGVALVLFVSALAAHASAHHNVGISLGITSLVLFLIGGGWLLVEHLRVRRIEERWYAEHPDAHRQRPSS from the coding sequence ATGAAGGGCCCGAAGGATCCTGTCGACCACGCGCGGACGACGCGGCCGCACGCAGGCGAGTCGATGAAGGACAACAAAATCATGCCGGGGCTGATCGTGATCGGCGTCGCCCTTGTGCTTTTCGTTTCCGCACTGGCCGCGCACGCCTCGGCGCATCACAACGTCGGGATCAGCCTCGGGATCACGTCCCTTGTGCTGTTCCTCATTGGAGGAGGCTGGCTGCTCGTCGAGCATCTGCGGGTTCGGCGCATCGAAGAGCGTTGGTACGCAGAGCATCCCGATGCCCACCGGCAACGCCCGAGTAGTTGA
- a CDS encoding CsbD family protein — MTEKNSGPEEGIKGAVEDVKGKAKEAVGTVTGRDDLTREGKAQQDKADAQKDAAKKEAEAESARAGAHAAERRQESEQR; from the coding sequence ATGACCGAGAAGAACAGTGGCCCGGAAGAAGGCATCAAGGGCGCCGTCGAAGACGTCAAGGGCAAGGCGAAGGAAGCGGTCGGCACCGTCACGGGCCGTGACGATCTGACCCGCGAGGGCAAGGCCCAGCAGGACAAGGCCGACGCCCAGAAGGACGCCGCCAAGAAGGAAGCCGAAGCGGAATCCGCTCGCGCTGGCGCACATGCCGCCGAGCGGCGTCAGGAATCCGAGCAGCGCTGA
- a CDS encoding PRC-barrel domain-containing protein — MLLSEVLGLRVVDAGNHPVGTVVDVRLTTSEALDPATPRVLGLVISPRTRSSFLGYERSAANAPVMIAALMRWRHRGTFVAAWDDVARIGSDLVRLRPGFTRYSPVLRDGGV; from the coding sequence ATGCTGCTGAGTGAGGTGCTGGGGTTGCGCGTCGTCGATGCCGGGAACCATCCGGTGGGCACGGTGGTCGACGTCCGATTGACGACCTCAGAGGCGCTCGATCCGGCGACGCCGCGGGTTCTCGGCCTGGTGATCAGCCCCCGCACGAGATCGTCGTTTCTCGGCTACGAGCGTTCCGCGGCCAATGCCCCTGTGATGATCGCCGCACTGATGCGGTGGCGGCATCGCGGCACCTTCGTCGCCGCCTGGGACGACGTCGCCCGTATCGGCTCTGACCTGGTCAGATTGCGCCCCGGTTTCACCCGGTATTCGCCCGTGCTGCGCGACGGGGGCGTTTAG
- a CDS encoding Nramp family divalent metal transporter has translation MKKLFSVALGILTAIGGFVDIGDLVTNTVVGSRFGMALVWVVIVGVVGICLYANMAGRVAAVSGRATFEIIRERLGPRAAAANLSASFFINLMTLTAEIGGVALALQLATDVGPTMWIPVAAFGVWVVVWRVKFSIMENVTGLLGLFLIIFAVSVFALQPNWGDLAHQVTSPVIPEKESAATYWYFAVALFGAAMTPYEVFFFSSGAVEEHWTKKDLGTSRLNVLVGFPLGGMLSIAIAACATLVLLPNQIEVTTLSETVMPVVAAGGKLFLAFAIVGIVAATFGAALETALSGGYILAQFLGWPWGKFRRPAQAARFHVVMIVTIVVGAAVLYTGVDPIMVTEYSVVFSAIALPLTYLPILIVANDSQYMGADTNGRVTNVFASVYLVIILAASLAAIPLMIVTGAGQ, from the coding sequence ATGAAGAAGCTCTTCTCAGTCGCTCTGGGAATCCTCACCGCCATCGGCGGATTCGTCGACATCGGCGATCTGGTGACCAACACCGTCGTCGGTTCGCGATTCGGCATGGCGCTGGTCTGGGTGGTCATCGTCGGCGTGGTCGGCATCTGTCTGTACGCCAACATGGCCGGACGAGTCGCCGCCGTCAGCGGCAGAGCGACATTCGAGATCATCCGCGAGCGCCTCGGCCCACGCGCCGCGGCGGCGAACCTGTCCGCGTCGTTCTTCATCAACCTGATGACGCTGACCGCCGAGATCGGCGGCGTCGCATTGGCACTGCAACTGGCCACCGACGTCGGACCGACGATGTGGATCCCGGTCGCGGCGTTCGGAGTGTGGGTGGTGGTGTGGCGCGTCAAGTTCTCCATCATGGAGAACGTGACCGGGCTGCTCGGGCTGTTCCTCATCATCTTCGCGGTCAGTGTGTTTGCGCTGCAGCCGAATTGGGGCGACCTCGCGCATCAGGTCACGTCGCCGGTCATACCGGAGAAGGAGTCGGCGGCGACCTACTGGTATTTCGCGGTCGCACTGTTCGGTGCCGCGATGACACCGTACGAGGTGTTCTTCTTCTCCTCAGGAGCGGTGGAGGAGCATTGGACCAAGAAGGATCTCGGGACATCGCGGCTCAACGTGTTGGTCGGCTTCCCGCTCGGCGGGATGTTGTCGATCGCGATCGCCGCATGCGCGACACTCGTGTTGCTGCCCAACCAGATCGAAGTCACGACACTGTCGGAGACGGTGATGCCGGTCGTGGCCGCGGGCGGAAAGCTGTTCCTGGCCTTCGCGATCGTCGGGATCGTCGCCGCGACGTTCGGCGCCGCGCTGGAAACCGCGTTGTCCGGCGGCTACATCCTGGCCCAATTCCTTGGTTGGCCGTGGGGAAAGTTCCGGCGGCCGGCACAGGCCGCGCGGTTTCACGTGGTGATGATCGTGACGATCGTCGTCGGCGCCGCAGTGCTCTACACCGGCGTCGACCCGATCATGGTCACCGAGTATTCGGTCGTGTTCTCTGCCATCGCGTTGCCGCTGACGTATCTGCCAATCCTGATCGTGGCCAACGATTCCCAGTACATGGGGGCGGACACCAACGGGAGGGTGACGAACGTCTTCGCCTCCGTGTATCTGGTGATCATCTTGGCGGCGTCGCTGGCCGCGATCCCGCTGATGATCGTGACAGGAGCCGGTCAATGA
- a CDS encoding glycosyltransferase, producing MSGPQATRSVLVWHVHGSWTEAFVAGRHRCVLPVNENRDAYGRGLCGRKWPRAEEISSCQLRAEEIDMVILQRPDEIELATRWLGRRPGVDIPAVYVEHNAPRPFAVDSVHPLAGRDDIPLIHVTDFNRLMWDNGKAPTKVINHGIADPGFLYTGEIAAAATMINEPRRRWRTVGADLLDELSRHARIDVWGIGSEAMSTPPRLCGKGDVQAPRLLHQVARRRVYLHTARWTSLGLSLIEAMFLGMPVVAVASTMTPLVVPQEAGVVSADVATLAHALEGFVTDASAASAAGKAARDFATTHFALDRFLAEWDDVIQTTCGQRSKEGS from the coding sequence ATGTCGGGACCGCAAGCCACTCGTTCGGTGTTGGTGTGGCATGTGCATGGGTCCTGGACGGAGGCGTTCGTCGCGGGCAGGCATCGTTGTGTACTTCCCGTGAACGAGAATCGGGACGCATACGGACGCGGTCTGTGTGGTAGGAAATGGCCTCGCGCCGAGGAGATTTCGTCGTGCCAACTGCGCGCTGAAGAGATCGACATGGTGATCTTGCAGCGGCCCGATGAGATCGAGTTGGCGACACGCTGGTTGGGCCGCAGACCAGGTGTCGACATCCCGGCGGTCTACGTCGAGCACAACGCGCCTCGGCCCTTCGCCGTCGACAGCGTGCACCCGCTGGCTGGGCGCGACGACATCCCGCTGATCCATGTGACCGACTTCAACCGATTGATGTGGGACAACGGCAAGGCGCCCACCAAAGTGATCAACCATGGCATCGCCGATCCCGGATTTCTGTATACCGGCGAGATTGCGGCCGCGGCCACCATGATCAACGAGCCGCGCAGGCGCTGGCGCACCGTCGGCGCTGATTTGCTGGACGAATTGTCGCGACACGCGCGGATCGATGTGTGGGGCATCGGCAGCGAGGCGATGTCCACGCCGCCCCGACTCTGCGGAAAAGGTGATGTACAGGCGCCGCGACTACTGCACCAGGTGGCGCGGCGGCGGGTGTATCTGCACACCGCTCGGTGGACCTCACTCGGGCTTTCGCTCATCGAGGCGATGTTTCTGGGCATGCCGGTGGTGGCGGTCGCGTCCACCATGACACCGCTGGTGGTGCCGCAGGAGGCGGGCGTGGTCAGCGCTGACGTCGCGACGCTGGCACATGCGCTGGAGGGTTTCGTGACCGACGCCTCCGCCGCCTCCGCGGCGGGCAAGGCCGCCCGCGACTTCGCCACCACCCATTTCGCGCTCGACCGGTTCCTCGCCGAATGGGACGACGTCATCCAGACCACATGTGGACAGCGCTCGAAGGAAGGGTCCTGA
- a CDS encoding glycosyltransferase has translation MKVAMVSEHASPLAVLGGADAGGQNVHVAELSAALTRRGHTVTVYTRRDEPDLPERVDMPQGYTVVHVPAGPAEHLPKDELLRHMGLFAQFLDARWSADRPDVTHAHFWMSGVAAQLAARHLEIPAVQTFHALGVVKRRHQGANDTSPKERHQLEAMVARCASWVAATCTDEVFELVRMGRSRTRMSVVPCGVDVDVFTPDGPVAPRGDRHRVVSVGRFVSRKGFDVVVRALPAIPDTELVIVGGPKKSKLKSDPEARRLLKLADELGVADRVHLYGSVERADMPAILRSADVVACTPWYEPFGIVPLEAMACGVPVVAAAVGGMLDTVVHDVTGRLVKPNSPAHVAAAIKQLVRDDFLRQSLGAAGRDRAKARYTWDRIAADTFRIYDRLVPAEQPVTAASASKLSLG, from the coding sequence ATGAAGGTCGCGATGGTCTCCGAACACGCCAGTCCGCTGGCAGTGCTCGGCGGCGCCGATGCAGGCGGACAGAACGTGCATGTCGCGGAGCTGTCAGCGGCGTTGACGCGCCGGGGCCACACGGTCACGGTTTACACCCGGCGCGACGAGCCCGATCTGCCGGAACGCGTCGACATGCCGCAGGGATACACGGTCGTGCATGTGCCCGCAGGACCCGCCGAACACCTCCCAAAGGACGAATTGCTGCGCCACATGGGTTTGTTCGCCCAATTCCTGGACGCGCGGTGGAGCGCCGACCGCCCGGACGTGACGCACGCCCATTTCTGGATGTCAGGCGTCGCAGCCCAATTGGCGGCCCGCCATCTGGAAATCCCTGCTGTACAGACTTTCCACGCGCTCGGTGTGGTGAAGCGTAGGCACCAGGGTGCCAACGACACCAGCCCCAAGGAGCGCCACCAGCTCGAGGCGATGGTGGCCCGCTGCGCCTCATGGGTTGCCGCCACCTGTACCGACGAGGTCTTCGAATTGGTCAGGATGGGCCGATCCCGGACCAGGATGTCGGTCGTGCCCTGCGGGGTGGATGTGGACGTTTTCACACCCGACGGCCCTGTGGCACCGCGCGGTGACCGGCACCGCGTCGTCAGTGTCGGAAGGTTCGTGTCCCGCAAGGGTTTCGACGTCGTGGTGCGGGCATTGCCCGCAATACCCGACACCGAACTCGTCATCGTCGGTGGTCCGAAGAAATCCAAACTGAAGTCGGATCCGGAAGCCCGCCGATTGTTGAAGCTGGCCGACGAACTCGGGGTGGCCGACCGTGTCCATCTCTACGGATCCGTCGAGCGCGCTGACATGCCGGCGATACTGCGGTCAGCCGACGTGGTCGCCTGCACACCGTGGTACGAGCCGTTCGGCATCGTTCCGCTGGAAGCGATGGCCTGCGGTGTGCCGGTGGTCGCGGCCGCCGTCGGCGGCATGCTCGACACCGTCGTGCACGACGTCACCGGTCGCCTTGTCAAGCCGAACAGCCCGGCCCATGTGGCCGCAGCGATCAAACAGTTGGTGCGCGACGACTTTCTGCGCCAAAGCCTCGGCGCCGCGGGCCGCGACCGTGCGAAGGCCCGCTACACCTGGGACCGGATCGCCGCGGATACGTTCCGGATCTATGACCGGCTGGTCCCCGCCGAGCAACCCGTTACGGCAGCGTCGGCGTCGAAGCTCTCGTTGGGATGA
- a CDS encoding glycosyltransferase family 2 protein: MARTSFVIASRDRADELVTTVARLLDSTCCPIIFVDNDSRDDSVAIMNRFAAKAAGRLRVIELTENMGAVGRNVGVAASQTPYVAFCDDDSWWTPESPAIGAALFDRHPSLGLVAARTIVWPQHREDPFCAQLAASPLGQRSDLPGPSVLGFMSCASMVRKHAFEAAGGFSEILHFRGEEELLAVDMAALGWDLCYCPDLVAIHQPSAVRKSAAAQDARTLRNAVLTTWMRRPMPHCLKAAGALFAGALKDREHARAAVEAVRRLPDVVNERRPLPASVEHALAVLESQ, translated from the coding sequence ATGGCACGCACGTCGTTCGTCATCGCCAGCCGCGACCGTGCTGATGAGCTGGTCACCACGGTGGCCAGGTTGCTCGACAGCACGTGTTGCCCAATCATCTTCGTGGACAACGATTCCCGCGATGACTCCGTGGCAATCATGAACCGTTTCGCGGCGAAGGCCGCGGGTCGTCTGCGGGTCATCGAGCTGACGGAGAACATGGGGGCAGTGGGCCGCAACGTGGGGGTGGCCGCGTCGCAAACCCCGTATGTCGCGTTCTGCGACGACGACTCGTGGTGGACGCCTGAGTCCCCGGCGATCGGCGCCGCGTTGTTCGACCGGCACCCGTCGTTGGGCCTGGTTGCCGCGCGGACGATCGTGTGGCCGCAGCACCGGGAGGACCCGTTCTGTGCGCAGCTGGCAGCGAGTCCGCTCGGTCAGCGTTCCGATCTGCCGGGGCCGTCGGTCCTCGGGTTCATGAGCTGTGCCTCGATGGTGCGTAAGCACGCGTTCGAGGCGGCAGGGGGTTTCAGCGAGATCCTGCACTTCCGCGGCGAAGAGGAACTGCTCGCTGTCGACATGGCCGCGCTGGGCTGGGATCTGTGCTACTGCCCGGATCTCGTCGCCATCCACCAGCCGTCCGCTGTGCGTAAAAGCGCAGCGGCGCAGGACGCTCGAACACTGCGTAACGCGGTGCTGACCACGTGGATGCGGCGTCCAATGCCCCACTGCCTCAAAGCCGCCGGCGCGCTGTTCGCCGGCGCGCTGAAAGATCGTGAACATGCGCGCGCCGCCGTCGAGGCTGTTCGGCGGCTGCCCGATGTCGTCAACGAGCGCAGGCCGCTGCCCGCCAGCGTGGAACATGCGCTGGCAGTGCTGGAGTCGCAGTGA
- a CDS encoding NAD-dependent epimerase/dehydratase family protein: MHELNRVMVTGGGGFIGAHLCARLLDDGAEVFCVDDMSTSAPTAANALLGRPGYHLIRHDISHPLRVHVDVDTVLHLASPASPADYLRLPVQTMRTGALGTANVLDIAERCGARMVLASTSEVYGDPLQHPQHETYWGNVNPIGPRSVYDEAKRFAEALTFAYRRVRSADVGVARIFNTYGPGMRSDDGRMVPTFCNQALAGEPITVTGTGQQTRSLCYVDDTVDALIALARSDYAGPVNVGNPAELSVLHIAELIRDLAGSRSPIHFVPAVEDDPQRRCPDITVARAHLDWRPLVDYRTGLDATVQWFRNQRDADLSTSAALQGS; the protein is encoded by the coding sequence ATGCATGAACTCAACCGCGTGATGGTGACCGGCGGCGGCGGTTTCATCGGCGCACACCTGTGCGCACGCCTGCTCGACGACGGCGCGGAGGTGTTCTGCGTCGACGACATGTCGACGAGCGCTCCGACAGCGGCCAATGCGCTTCTCGGCAGGCCCGGCTACCACCTCATCCGGCACGACATCAGTCACCCGCTACGGGTGCACGTCGATGTCGACACGGTGCTGCACCTGGCCTCACCGGCGTCACCGGCGGATTACCTGCGTCTGCCGGTGCAGACAATGCGCACGGGCGCGCTGGGCACCGCCAACGTGCTCGACATCGCGGAACGCTGCGGCGCCCGCATGGTGTTGGCGTCCACCAGTGAGGTCTACGGCGACCCGTTGCAGCACCCGCAGCACGAAACATACTGGGGCAACGTCAATCCCATCGGACCGCGAAGCGTGTACGACGAGGCGAAACGGTTCGCCGAAGCCTTGACGTTCGCCTATCGGCGAGTGCGCTCGGCCGACGTGGGCGTGGCGCGCATCTTCAACACCTACGGGCCGGGCATGCGCTCCGATGACGGCCGCATGGTCCCGACGTTCTGCAACCAGGCGCTGGCAGGAGAGCCGATCACGGTGACCGGCACCGGCCAGCAGACCCGCTCGCTGTGCTATGTCGACGACACGGTCGACGCACTGATCGCGCTCGCCCGCTCCGACTATGCGGGACCGGTCAACGTCGGAAACCCCGCCGAACTGTCGGTGCTGCACATCGCCGAACTCATCCGCGACCTCGCGGGCAGCCGGTCCCCGATTCATTTCGTGCCCGCGGTCGAGGACGACCCGCAGCGCCGCTGTCCGGACATCACAGTCGCGCGTGCACACCTGGACTGGCGACCGCTGGTGGACTACCGGACCGGACTCGACGCCACCGTGCAGTGGTTCCGAAATCAGCGCGACGCGGATCTCTCGACATCGGCTGCCCTGCAGGGAAGTTAG